One Leucobacter muris DNA segment encodes these proteins:
- a CDS encoding extracellular solute-binding protein: protein MKSKKIQRRLGLGGVVALGLAASLGLVSCSSGGGTSDGGADNGENPSLVIASWGDPFTSATQEFLVDPFVEETGYDVQIVDAPGKYVASLEAQQQANNIEWDLLDSTSAPDAYIAYDKGLIEKMPDDVRERISEVLPEDAVTDFGITWSILGYITACNAAAAQVCPQNTTEMFDTEQFPGSRTSISTSPLVNLSLAEVASGVDVADLATHEIDMERAFAKLEEFKAAGGTWWNSGDQFMQVLSTNEVDMGFGYSGRSYAVAEDMENLEINWEGGLYNPGFWNVVEGSEDSEAAWEFVEWIATHPEAAANWGQALGYSVPNPDSFDYIEPEVAETLADFPANRELLGGMNFNWYVENYQEVNDRWQEFLRG, encoded by the coding sequence GTCTCGTGTCCTGCTCCAGCGGGGGCGGAACCTCCGACGGCGGAGCCGATAACGGAGAGAATCCGTCACTCGTCATCGCGAGCTGGGGCGACCCCTTCACCTCTGCCACGCAGGAGTTCCTCGTGGACCCGTTCGTGGAGGAGACCGGCTACGATGTGCAGATCGTCGATGCTCCGGGCAAGTACGTCGCCAGCCTGGAAGCGCAGCAGCAGGCGAACAACATCGAGTGGGATCTGCTCGACTCGACTTCGGCGCCCGACGCGTACATCGCGTACGACAAGGGTCTCATCGAGAAGATGCCGGACGACGTGAGGGAACGCATCTCCGAGGTGCTGCCGGAGGACGCCGTCACCGACTTCGGCATCACCTGGTCGATCCTCGGATACATCACCGCCTGCAACGCGGCTGCCGCGCAGGTCTGCCCGCAGAACACCACGGAGATGTTCGATACCGAGCAGTTCCCGGGATCCCGCACCAGCATCTCAACCTCGCCGCTGGTGAATCTGAGCCTCGCTGAGGTCGCCTCCGGCGTGGATGTGGCCGATCTCGCCACTCACGAGATCGATATGGAGCGCGCGTTCGCGAAGCTGGAGGAATTCAAAGCCGCCGGCGGCACCTGGTGGAACAGCGGCGACCAGTTCATGCAGGTGCTCTCGACCAACGAGGTCGACATGGGCTTCGGCTACAGCGGTCGCTCGTACGCCGTGGCGGAGGACATGGAGAACCTCGAGATCAACTGGGAGGGCGGGCTCTACAACCCCGGCTTCTGGAACGTCGTCGAGGGCTCTGAGGACTCGGAGGCCGCGTGGGAGTTCGTCGAGTGGATCGCAACGCACCCCGAGGCCGCTGCGAATTGGGGGCAGGCGCTCGGCTACTCGGTGCCGAACCCCGATTCGTTCGACTACATCGAGCCCGAGGTCGCCGAGACGCTCGCCGACTTCCCGGCCAACCGCGAGTTGCTGGGCGGCATGAACTTCAACTGGTACGTCGAGAACTACCAGGAAGTGAACGACCGCTGGCAGGAGTTCCTCCGCGGCTGA
- a CDS encoding ABC transporter permease: protein MSAATTRHSLRRAPRVIDQISRWLGRVVALIGLVFLLAPALAIVVMSFANDARISFPPKRWGFERYVEVFTSGTWGRPTMLSIEIGLWAGALALLVALPLVFALKRSTLPGKGLFEGSAIAPLVIPVAAYAVGLYGVFAQLGLLGEKVGVILAHSVYALPLVVIVLSTSLEQIAPDLELAAMTMGASRLKAWLTITLRLLMPSLLAGFLMGFITSFDEAVLITFLGGVGLVTLPKYIFDSVQYAVDPAITAIATLLMFVTTALMLLATTLRKGKK from the coding sequence ATGAGCGCTGCAACCACACGTCACAGCCTGCGTCGCGCTCCGCGCGTCATCGACCAGATCAGCAGGTGGCTCGGCAGGGTCGTCGCGCTCATCGGCCTGGTGTTCCTGCTCGCCCCGGCGCTCGCGATCGTCGTGATGTCGTTCGCCAACGACGCGAGGATCTCGTTCCCGCCGAAGCGGTGGGGGTTCGAACGGTACGTCGAGGTCTTCACCTCAGGCACCTGGGGCCGGCCGACGATGCTCTCGATCGAGATCGGCCTCTGGGCCGGTGCGCTCGCACTGCTCGTCGCGCTACCGCTCGTCTTCGCACTCAAGCGCAGTACGCTCCCGGGCAAGGGCCTGTTCGAGGGCTCCGCGATCGCGCCCCTCGTGATTCCGGTCGCCGCCTACGCCGTCGGCCTGTACGGCGTGTTCGCGCAGCTCGGGCTGCTCGGAGAGAAGGTCGGCGTGATCCTCGCCCACTCGGTATATGCGCTGCCGCTCGTGGTGATCGTGCTCTCGACGTCACTCGAACAGATCGCACCGGATCTCGAGCTCGCCGCGATGACGATGGGCGCCTCCCGGCTCAAGGCCTGGCTCACGATCACGCTCCGGTTGCTGATGCCCTCGCTGCTCGCCGGCTTCCTGATGGGGTTCATCACCAGCTTCGATGAAGCGGTGCTCATCACCTTCCTCGGCGGAGTCGGGCTCGTGACGCTGCCCAAGTACATCTTCGATTCGGTGCAGTACGCCGTCGACCCCGCGATCACCGCGATCGCCACTCTGCTCATGTTCGTGACGACCGCGCTGATGCTGCTCGCCACCACGCTTCGAAAGGGAAAGAAATGA
- a CDS encoding amidohydrolase — MTAGTDAYILRNCRVITMDEERPRAEAIAVSAGEILAVGSLAEVRAAAADAPEHDLGGASVLPGFIDAHTHVEMIALSRHFWIDVRDLTAPAAIVARLVERSAGLSAEDWVIGQGTFGQNLPSKEQLDAAFPDRPAAVRWTMHKYVVNQAALDASGIDAGTAVGPGVRIQRDAEGRLNGVLEEAWDLLAIPAYSRDRLAPAIRESLRELFLKNGVTTVHEIGCTADGLRAMQELANEREIPRLGVLLTAKPGHQPLVETSQRVMQVLGGQLGDDRYWVQGIKIFMDGGRDGAFRTDDLSGPADGWGLLTRLYPTLVDELVTAVRAGMQVCTHAIGDLAQEIAVSAVERVHQVFPDLDHRLRIEHFFNESFGTVNLERLVAAGGLAVPNPGFVFAEPDDPARRQPSGAAKYALRTLERIQGRIPGNSDTAGAQPFTTNPWFTMRCMLQLQNKNGVEVNPAETVDVETALRAFTVDAAYATKQETRKGRIAPGLLADLAIIDRDPFAIDPEKFDQVATLATVVGGDVLHGSFAVGTPTPIPAQ, encoded by the coding sequence ATGACCGCCGGCACCGATGCGTACATCCTGCGGAACTGCCGCGTCATCACCATGGACGAGGAGCGTCCCCGTGCCGAGGCGATCGCCGTCTCAGCCGGGGAGATCCTCGCGGTGGGCAGCCTCGCCGAGGTGCGTGCGGCTGCGGCGGATGCGCCCGAACACGATCTCGGGGGAGCCTCGGTGCTCCCCGGCTTCATCGACGCGCACACGCACGTCGAGATGATCGCGCTCTCACGGCACTTCTGGATCGACGTGCGGGACCTCACCGCTCCCGCCGCGATCGTGGCACGCCTCGTGGAACGCTCGGCGGGCCTCTCCGCCGAGGACTGGGTGATCGGCCAGGGCACCTTCGGCCAGAACCTGCCGAGCAAGGAGCAGTTGGACGCCGCGTTCCCGGATCGCCCGGCCGCGGTGCGATGGACGATGCACAAGTATGTGGTCAATCAGGCCGCGCTCGACGCGAGCGGAATCGATGCGGGCACCGCCGTCGGGCCGGGCGTGCGCATTCAACGCGATGCCGAGGGGCGCCTCAACGGTGTGCTCGAGGAGGCGTGGGATCTGCTCGCGATCCCCGCGTACTCGCGAGATCGCCTCGCCCCGGCGATCCGCGAGTCGCTGCGTGAGCTGTTCTTGAAGAACGGCGTCACCACAGTGCACGAGATCGGCTGCACCGCGGACGGTTTGCGCGCCATGCAGGAGCTTGCGAATGAGCGCGAGATCCCGCGCCTCGGCGTGCTGCTCACCGCGAAGCCGGGTCACCAGCCGCTCGTCGAGACCTCGCAGCGCGTGATGCAGGTGCTCGGCGGGCAGCTGGGCGACGACCGCTACTGGGTGCAGGGCATCAAGATCTTCATGGACGGCGGCCGTGACGGCGCCTTCCGCACCGACGATCTCTCCGGGCCGGCCGACGGGTGGGGGCTGCTCACGCGGCTCTACCCGACTCTCGTCGACGAGCTCGTCACCGCGGTGCGGGCCGGCATGCAGGTGTGCACGCACGCGATAGGCGACCTCGCGCAGGAGATCGCGGTATCCGCGGTGGAGCGAGTGCACCAGGTGTTCCCGGATCTCGACCATCGTCTGCGCATCGAGCACTTCTTCAACGAGAGCTTCGGCACCGTCAACCTCGAGCGTCTTGTCGCGGCGGGGGGACTCGCAGTGCCGAACCCGGGATTCGTATTCGCCGAGCCCGACGATCCGGCCCGACGACAGCCGTCCGGGGCCGCGAAGTACGCGCTGCGGACGCTCGAGCGGATTCAGGGTCGCATCCCGGGCAATTCCGATACCGCCGGAGCTCAGCCGTTCACCACGAATCCGTGGTTCACCATGCGGTGCATGCTGCAGCTGCAGAACAAGAACGGGGTCGAGGTCAATCCCGCAGAGACCGTGGACGTGGAGACGGCGCTGCGCGCATTCACGGTCGACGCCGCCTACGCGACCAAGCAGGAGACGCGGAAGGGCCGCATCGCACCGGGGCTCCTCGCCGACCTGGCGATCATCGATCGAGATCCGTTCGCGATCGACCCCGAGAAGTTCGACCAGGTCGCGACCCTTGCCACCGTGGTCGGTGGCGACGTGCTGCACGGCTCGTTCGCCGTCGGCACCCCGACACCGATTCCGGCCCAGTGA
- a CDS encoding cupin domain-containing protein: MADHGPHQEGAAAASDEQRSLGIRLRKLRKSKQRSLKSIAADAQVSESFLSQVERGLTSPSIASLRRICLALGENMGALFAEEFDSSEADDRLVRVADRRRIFRPDGSADYLLTPPLARHLEIHHNVVAPGRTSGPEPYTHEGEEECVHVLEGSLQFQWNGTTYDLHSGDAILIDPKVGHSFANITDRSAVVMWIISPARSDI; the protein is encoded by the coding sequence GTGGCAGATCATGGTCCGCACCAGGAGGGTGCCGCTGCCGCTTCAGACGAGCAGCGCTCGCTGGGGATCCGACTGCGCAAACTGCGAAAGAGCAAGCAGCGGTCGCTCAAGAGCATCGCCGCGGATGCCCAGGTCTCCGAGAGTTTCCTCTCCCAGGTCGAACGCGGTCTCACGAGCCCGTCGATCGCGTCGCTCCGCCGCATCTGCCTGGCGCTCGGAGAGAACATGGGGGCGCTCTTCGCAGAGGAGTTCGATTCGAGCGAAGCCGACGACCGGCTCGTGCGAGTCGCAGACCGTCGCAGGATATTCAGACCCGACGGCAGCGCCGACTACCTCCTCACGCCGCCGCTCGCCCGACATCTGGAGATCCACCACAACGTCGTCGCGCCGGGTCGGACCTCGGGCCCCGAGCCCTACACCCACGAGGGCGAAGAGGAGTGCGTCCACGTGCTGGAGGGCTCGCTCCAGTTTCAGTGGAACGGCACGACCTACGACCTGCACTCGGGCGACGCGATCCTCATCGATCCGAAGGTCGGGCACTCCTTCGCCAACATCACCGACCGCAGCGCCGTAGTGATGTGGATCATCTCCCCCGCCCGAAGCGACATCTGA
- a CDS encoding ABC transporter ATP-binding protein — translation MTAARGTIADQAVDVKLHIRRLVKNFGDTEVLKALDLDVSDGEFLTLLGPSGSGKTTLLRIIAGFENVTSGEMRIGDTDLRSLTPSERQLGMVFQNYALFPHMTVADNVAYGLNVRKVRGPKRDRRVAEMLEIVGLEHLRDRKPAQLSGGQQQRVALARALAYEPEILLMDEPLGALDRSLRLQMETEIKRVHRQIGTTVIYVTHDQEEALVLSDRVAIMSQGNFAGLDTPMQLFRNPPNSFVAKFFSDSNIFEGELSGGVLRAFSQAAQVESALSGEVKLAARPALTRIGELPKGTPGFQLQGTVEEVNLLGENEQLELAIPGTGGVVVRRALGSGSSVSLGETVPVHLAVADITVMAD, via the coding sequence ATGACTGCTGCGCGCGGAACGATCGCTGACCAGGCGGTGGACGTGAAGCTGCACATCCGCAGGCTGGTCAAGAACTTCGGTGATACCGAGGTGCTGAAAGCACTGGACCTCGACGTCAGCGACGGTGAGTTCCTCACCCTGCTCGGCCCTTCCGGCTCGGGCAAGACAACGCTGCTGCGGATCATCGCCGGTTTCGAGAACGTGACGAGCGGCGAGATGCGCATCGGAGACACCGATCTGCGGAGCCTCACGCCATCGGAGCGCCAGCTCGGCATGGTGTTCCAGAACTACGCGCTCTTCCCGCACATGACCGTCGCCGACAACGTCGCTTACGGATTGAACGTGCGCAAGGTGCGCGGCCCCAAGCGTGATCGCCGTGTGGCCGAGATGCTCGAGATCGTGGGCCTCGAGCATCTGCGCGATCGCAAGCCTGCGCAGCTCTCGGGCGGGCAGCAGCAGCGCGTCGCCCTTGCCAGAGCGCTCGCGTACGAACCCGAGATCCTGCTCATGGACGAGCCGCTCGGCGCGCTCGACCGCAGTCTGCGGCTGCAGATGGAAACCGAGATCAAGCGCGTGCACCGCCAGATCGGCACGACTGTGATCTACGTGACCCACGATCAGGAGGAGGCGCTCGTGCTCTCCGACCGGGTCGCGATCATGAGCCAGGGGAACTTCGCCGGCCTCGACACCCCGATGCAGCTGTTCAGGAATCCGCCCAACTCCTTCGTCGCCAAGTTCTTCTCGGACTCGAACATCTTCGAGGGCGAACTCTCGGGCGGCGTGCTCCGGGCCTTCTCGCAGGCCGCGCAGGTGGAGTCGGCCCTGAGCGGAGAGGTGAAGCTGGCCGCGCGTCCGGCATTGACGAGGATCGGGGAGCTTCCGAAGGGCACCCCCGGTTTCCAGTTGCAGGGCACGGTCGAGGAGGTCAACCTGCTCGGCGAGAACGAGCAACTCGAGTTGGCGATTCCCGGTACCGGAGGAGTCGTCGTGCGGCGCGCGCTGGGGAGCGGCAGCAGCGTGAGTCTCGGTGAGACGGTGCCTGTGCACCTGGCGGTGGCCGACATCACCGTCATGGCCGACTGA
- a CDS encoding thiamine pyrophosphate-binding protein, translating into MLRSESPVDTVTLADAIARRLTQYGVEHVFGIPGTHNLELFRSLGTAGIEVISAHHEQGLGYAADAYSRVSSRPAVVVTTTGPGITNLITALATSLAASVPVLAIAPGIPEGGADGRAGWLHDLPSQLGLMSRLVRSRRAQSGAAAVSFIDEVARSWQTERPLPAYLEVPFDRFTAEEELISGELPAFDTGSGWPAQAEINRAAQRLVEAERPVIVAGRGGANPEAAGSVRQIAEALGAPVVTTANAKGVLDETHPLSLGVSLRVNAAKQMLERSDAVLVVGSDLGSSEFWGPCPALGETMIRVDVDAQMMHANARAPFPLLGRSELVMPRLAAAVAERRGAGSASNAWDAADLEAVAADLAAYGDGYRRFHEHVQDLTDPLDVAIAGDSSQVTYFGTATYWKAQRPNRFLYPAGYGTLGYAIPAAIGAVLTGEVDRVVAITGEGGMLFSVQELATAAELGLPVVTIVFTNGGYQEIRDGMDSAGIAPVGVSFTAPDFVSLARGFRIEARSVVADGMNEIGFREALEWALAKNEPTLIEVDVTGTMRR; encoded by the coding sequence ATGCTCCGTAGCGAATCCCCGGTCGACACCGTCACCCTTGCCGATGCGATCGCCCGCCGGCTCACGCAGTACGGCGTGGAACACGTGTTCGGCATCCCCGGTACGCACAACCTCGAGCTCTTCCGCTCGCTCGGCACGGCCGGCATCGAGGTGATATCCGCCCATCACGAGCAGGGGCTCGGTTACGCGGCCGACGCCTACTCCCGGGTCAGCAGCAGACCCGCTGTGGTGGTCACGACGACGGGACCCGGAATCACGAACCTCATCACCGCCCTCGCCACGTCGCTCGCAGCGTCGGTGCCGGTGCTGGCGATCGCCCCCGGGATCCCGGAGGGCGGCGCGGACGGAAGAGCGGGCTGGCTGCACGATCTGCCGTCGCAGCTGGGGCTCATGAGCCGGCTCGTGCGCAGCCGCCGGGCGCAGAGTGGAGCCGCAGCCGTCTCGTTCATCGACGAAGTCGCGCGATCCTGGCAGACAGAGCGCCCCCTGCCGGCCTACCTCGAGGTGCCCTTCGATCGTTTCACCGCGGAGGAGGAACTGATCTCCGGCGAGCTTCCGGCGTTCGACACGGGGAGCGGCTGGCCCGCCCAGGCGGAGATCAATCGAGCAGCGCAGCGGCTCGTCGAAGCCGAACGCCCCGTGATCGTCGCGGGGCGAGGCGGCGCCAATCCTGAAGCAGCGGGCTCGGTGCGCCAGATCGCGGAAGCGCTGGGGGCGCCCGTGGTGACGACCGCGAACGCGAAGGGGGTGCTCGACGAGACGCACCCGCTGTCGCTCGGGGTGTCGCTTCGCGTGAACGCGGCGAAGCAGATGCTCGAGCGATCCGACGCGGTGCTCGTCGTCGGGTCCGATCTCGGGAGCTCCGAGTTCTGGGGGCCCTGCCCCGCGCTGGGCGAGACGATGATCCGGGTGGATGTCGACGCGCAGATGATGCACGCGAACGCCCGGGCCCCGTTTCCGCTGCTCGGACGCTCGGAACTCGTCATGCCGAGACTTGCCGCTGCGGTAGCGGAACGGCGGGGTGCGGGATCCGCTTCGAATGCGTGGGATGCCGCGGACCTGGAGGCTGTCGCCGCCGACCTCGCCGCCTATGGGGATGGCTACCGAAGATTTCACGAGCATGTGCAGGACCTCACCGATCCCCTCGACGTCGCGATCGCGGGCGACTCGTCGCAGGTGACCTACTTCGGTACGGCGACTTATTGGAAGGCTCAGAGGCCCAACCGCTTCCTCTACCCCGCGGGCTACGGCACGCTCGGGTACGCGATCCCCGCGGCGATCGGGGCCGTTCTCACCGGAGAGGTGGATCGGGTCGTGGCGATCACCGGTGAGGGCGGGATGCTCTTCAGCGTGCAGGAACTCGCGACCGCTGCGGAGCTCGGCCTGCCCGTCGTCACCATCGTGTTCACGAATGGCGGATACCAGGAGATCCGTGACGGCATGGACAGTGCTGGCATCGCGCCCGTGGGGGTCAGTTTCACCGCTCCTGATTTCGTGTCGCTCGCCCGCGGGTTCCGCATCGAAGCACGATCCGTCGTCGCCGACGGCATGAACGAGATCGGCTTCCGCGAGGCGCTCGAGTGGGCGCTCGCGAAGAACGAACCGACACTCATCGAGGTCGATGTCACCGGCACCATGCGCCGGTGA
- a CDS encoding FAD-dependent oxidoreductase, giving the protein MTKHIAVAGGGIAGLAAAASFAKFGFDVDVYEQGDNLREIGAGIYIKENIFDVLDELELSERIQQVGVRIDAARIVDQDRAIVTSRDVSGERLVVALRSELHNALRDKALELGAKVHTGRRVVGADPKGALLFADGERVEADLVIGADGLHSRVRDSLQLARLKVGLGDGATRVLVPKHPNEGAYSTEHWSGQLRVGIAPCSDEYTYMFIIGPEKDRRATRVPLDKAYWKRHFPHLAQYFDAVTPEMSVHHRHEVVYCDRWVKGNVAIIGDAAHAQPPNFGQGAGVAICAAWELAECLAAEDDVRDALHDWEMSTRPRINMVQGLTTAYDILNYKWPRPLTPLRSKLFSAISHSKTLSKPWEFYWRGGRVEPRELGNHAIGDPRP; this is encoded by the coding sequence ATGACGAAACACATCGCCGTCGCGGGCGGCGGCATCGCAGGGCTTGCAGCCGCCGCCTCGTTCGCGAAGTTCGGCTTCGACGTCGATGTCTACGAGCAGGGAGACAACCTGCGCGAGATCGGTGCGGGCATCTACATCAAGGAGAACATATTCGACGTGCTCGACGAGCTCGAGCTCAGCGAGCGCATCCAGCAGGTAGGCGTGCGCATCGACGCCGCCCGCATCGTCGATCAGGATCGGGCGATCGTCACCAGCCGCGACGTGAGCGGCGAGCGCCTCGTCGTCGCGCTCCGCTCCGAACTGCACAACGCGCTGCGCGATAAGGCCCTCGAGCTGGGCGCCAAGGTGCATACCGGGCGCCGCGTGGTGGGAGCGGATCCCAAGGGTGCGCTGCTCTTCGCCGACGGCGAACGCGTCGAGGCCGACCTCGTGATCGGCGCCGACGGCCTCCACTCGCGCGTGCGCGACTCGCTGCAGCTCGCACGCCTCAAGGTGGGTCTCGGTGACGGCGCCACTCGCGTGCTCGTTCCCAAGCACCCCAACGAGGGCGCCTACAGCACCGAGCACTGGTCGGGCCAGCTGCGGGTGGGCATCGCCCCCTGTTCCGACGAGTACACCTACATGTTCATCATCGGTCCCGAGAAGGATCGCCGCGCCACCCGCGTACCCCTGGACAAGGCGTACTGGAAGCGGCACTTCCCGCACCTCGCCCAGTACTTCGACGCGGTCACCCCCGAGATGTCGGTCCATCACCGCCACGAGGTCGTCTACTGCGACAGGTGGGTGAAAGGCAACGTCGCCATCATCGGCGACGCGGCGCACGCGCAACCGCCGAACTTCGGTCAAGGCGCCGGCGTGGCGATCTGCGCCGCATGGGAGCTGGCAGAGTGCCTGGCCGCCGAAGACGATGTGCGCGACGCGCTGCACGACTGGGAGATGTCGACGCGCCCGCGCATCAACATGGTGCAGGGGCTGACCACCGCCTATGACATCCTCAACTACAAGTGGCCGCGACCCCTCACGCCGCTCCGCTCGAAGCTCTTCTCGGCGATCTCCCACTCGAAGACGCTCAGCAAGCCGTGGGAGTTCTACTGGCGCGGCGGCCGCGTCGAGCCGCGCGAACTCGGCAACCACGCCATCGGGGATCCGCGGCCATGA
- a CDS encoding DUF2568 domain-containing protein — protein MTSTSDVQPTPAAATLQLVRGLFHLVAVASVTVWGFVAWPLPLPGLLTGFGFLALSVLLWALFLSPRPVLRTDRFAQALFELLLLAAAVAALLALGVFWVAPAIYGVAGAVVGYLASNRRG, from the coding sequence GTGACCAGCACCTCCGACGTTCAGCCCACCCCCGCCGCCGCAACCCTGCAGCTCGTGCGCGGACTCTTCCACCTCGTCGCCGTCGCATCGGTGACCGTGTGGGGCTTCGTCGCCTGGCCGCTGCCGCTGCCGGGTCTACTCACCGGCTTTGGGTTCCTCGCGCTCTCGGTGCTGCTGTGGGCGCTGTTCCTCTCGCCGCGCCCCGTGCTGCGCACCGACCGCTTCGCGCAGGCCCTCTTCGAGCTGCTGCTGCTCGCGGCCGCCGTCGCGGCGCTGCTCGCGCTGGGCGTCTTCTGGGTCGCACCGGCGATCTACGGCGTGGCCGGCGCGGTGGTGGGCTACCTCGCCTCGAACCGCCGCGGCTAG
- a CDS encoding ABC transporter permease, protein MVIPLVILVLLFVVYPLVKLTVDAFTQGEGGFSNFAAVFLSGAIRNSMVNTLVMSVIVTALCLVIGGTLAWILATPQRAWVKGLVWAAILLPFWMGVIVKTYAWAVLLAKNGVINSLLISIGVIDQPLSLLYTPFAVVLGMTYTMLPYAVLAMYPTISGFNRELLNSSRILGSSRTGAMLKIWLPNVMPGLAAAAAIVFAISIGFYITPVLLGGAQVPFMASVIGDDIFSFFNYPRAAASSVVLLVTALVVLLVTLRAVGARALKGGLGG, encoded by the coding sequence ATGGTGATTCCGCTCGTCATCCTCGTTCTCCTCTTCGTGGTGTACCCCCTGGTGAAACTGACCGTCGACGCCTTCACCCAGGGCGAGGGGGGATTCTCCAACTTCGCCGCGGTGTTCCTCTCCGGTGCGATCCGCAACTCGATGGTCAACACCCTGGTGATGTCGGTCATCGTGACGGCGCTATGCCTGGTGATCGGCGGTACGCTCGCCTGGATCCTCGCCACTCCGCAGCGCGCGTGGGTGAAGGGCCTCGTGTGGGCTGCGATTCTGCTGCCGTTCTGGATGGGGGTGATCGTCAAGACCTACGCCTGGGCGGTACTGCTGGCCAAGAACGGCGTGATCAACTCGCTCCTGATCTCGATCGGCGTGATAGATCAACCGCTGTCGCTGCTCTACACGCCTTTCGCCGTGGTGCTCGGCATGACCTACACGATGCTGCCCTACGCGGTGCTCGCGATGTATCCCACGATCTCCGGCTTCAATCGGGAGCTCCTCAATTCATCGAGGATCCTCGGTTCTTCGCGCACCGGCGCGATGCTGAAGATCTGGCTGCCCAATGTGATGCCGGGTCTCGCCGCCGCCGCAGCCATCGTGTTCGCGATCAGCATCGGCTTCTACATCACCCCGGTGCTGCTGGGCGGCGCGCAGGTGCCGTTCATGGCCTCGGTGATCGGCGACGACATCTTCAGCTTCTTCAACTACCCGCGAGCCGCCGCGTCGTCCGTCGTGCTGCTCGTGACCGCGCTCGTCGTGCTGCTCGTGACGCTGCGCGCGGTCGGCGCCCGAGCGCTGAAGGGAGGACTCGGAGGATGA
- a CDS encoding amidohydrolase family protein, translating into MSSGTVPSASGGDAVRGIRILDERGGFTAPCRVSWGAGVFSLGGRERETDLAPTSWGADELWLIPGLVDAHLHAAWHAFDADDRARLSEAQTLAATERALALTLAAGFTSARDAGGLAADALRTIPPSARPRTQLSVRIIDRRAADEAGGLDRAVEAVLEAGARWVKLYGTAGIGSPPGAGLDPVFTATEVRDAAVRAERAGAGVMVHAWGGRAIDDAIEAGALSIEHGIFLSDQQAARAAERDMTLVPTLRIYRLVQRMIDAGSLPAALRARVDEAVGAHPRAVLRARDAGLRVALGTDYGTPQQHGANAREFDALVGAGLTPGEALLAATRSGAQLLARVAPPDPAAVRERTGAPDPAALAGRIVEGAVADGVILRRDPSQPGALSDPESIAAVLLGGSAIDPAALRARLIGPAAPSAV; encoded by the coding sequence GTGAGCAGTGGGACGGTGCCATCCGCGAGCGGCGGCGACGCGGTGCGCGGGATCCGGATCCTCGATGAGCGCGGCGGCTTCACCGCGCCGTGCCGCGTCTCGTGGGGCGCCGGCGTCTTCTCGCTCGGGGGACGCGAGCGCGAGACCGATCTCGCCCCGACGAGCTGGGGCGCCGACGAGCTCTGGCTGATCCCGGGCCTCGTCGACGCCCACCTGCACGCCGCGTGGCACGCCTTCGACGCCGACGACCGCGCTCGTCTGAGCGAGGCGCAGACGCTCGCCGCCACGGAGCGGGCCCTCGCTCTGACGCTCGCGGCGGGGTTCACGAGCGCGCGCGACGCCGGAGGTCTCGCGGCCGACGCGCTGCGCACGATCCCGCCTTCCGCGCGGCCCCGGACCCAACTCTCGGTCCGCATCATCGACCGGCGGGCCGCAGACGAAGCGGGCGGCCTCGACCGCGCCGTCGAAGCCGTGCTCGAGGCGGGCGCGCGCTGGGTGAAGCTCTACGGCACGGCGGGCATCGGATCGCCGCCCGGCGCGGGGCTCGATCCCGTGTTCACCGCGACCGAGGTGCGCGATGCCGCGGTGCGGGCCGAGCGAGCGGGCGCCGGCGTGATGGTGCACGCGTGGGGCGGCCGGGCGATCGACGACGCGATCGAGGCCGGGGCGCTGAGCATCGAGCACGGGATCTTCCTCAGCGACCAGCAGGCCGCGCGGGCCGCGGAGCGCGACATGACGCTCGTGCCGACGCTGCGCATCTACAGGCTCGTGCAGCGCATGATCGATGCCGGCTCGCTGCCCGCGGCGCTCCGGGCGCGGGTCGACGAGGCGGTCGGCGCGCACCCGCGCGCCGTGCTGCGCGCCCGCGATGCGGGGCTGCGGGTCGCGCTCGGCACCGACTACGGCACCCCGCAGCAGCACGGCGCCAACGCCCGCGAGTTCGACGCGCTCGTCGGTGCGGGGCTCACGCCGGGGGAGGCGCTGCTGGCGGCCACGCGCTCGGGTGCGCAACTGCTCGCGCGGGTCGCGCCGCCGGATCCCGCTGCGGTTCGGGAGCGCACTGGTGCGCCGGATCCCGCTGCGCTCGCCGGGCGGATCGTCGAGGGCGCCGTCGCCGACGGTGTGATCCTGCGCCGAGACCCCTCGCAGCCCGGCGCGCTGAGCGATCCCGAGTCCATCGCCGCGGTGCTGCTCGGCGGCAGTGCGATCGACCCCGCTGCGCTGCGCGCGCGGCTGATCGGCCCCGCTGCGCCCAGCGCGGTCTGA